The following proteins are encoded in a genomic region of Deltaproteobacteria bacterium:
- a CDS encoding metallophosphoesterase family protein produces the protein MKIGVLSDTHLTSVTPGLKHIVETHFKDVDLILHAGDMVSLPVYEFLQGMAVEAVQGNMDEWNLKGVLPIKKTLSLEGHQIGLIHGFGPAGGLEERIRPEFPQIDCLVYGHSHKPANYWSDGVLFFNPGSASGIGFFRKPTIGIIHIDSGLKGEILEV, from the coding sequence ATGAAGATTGGTGTGTTATCCGATACGCATTTAACCAGCGTAACGCCAGGGTTAAAACATATTGTAGAGACCCATTTTAAGGACGTGGATCTTATCCTCCATGCCGGCGATATGGTCAGTCTGCCTGTTTATGAGTTTCTCCAGGGAATGGCCGTTGAAGCGGTCCAGGGGAATATGGATGAATGGAACTTAAAAGGTGTCCTGCCGATTAAAAAAACCTTATCTCTTGAGGGCCATCAGATCGGTTTGATTCACGGCTTTGGTCCGGCCGGGGGATTGGAAGAGCGTATCCGGCCGGAATTTCCCCAGATCGATTGCCTGGTATACGGACATTCCCACAAACCGGCCAATTACTGGTCCGACGGGGTCCTGTTTTTTAATCCGGGATCGGCTTCGGGGATAGGCTTTTTTCGAAAACCGACCATCGGGATCATTCATATCGATTCCGGTTTAAAGGGAGAGATCCTGGAGGTTTAA
- a CDS encoding cupin domain-containing protein: protein MEGSKKETGYKDLLENMQDFAHTAEADFLEGISRSSGQEEELPLSLSVGARVKAIRQKQALSILDVSQRTGFSESTIAQIEAGEILPPLGDLVKLARALEMKMGYLLVQGESKPYTVVRKKNRKTISRYSSQKTIRYGYSYESLAPEKRERNMEPFLVTLEPTSQDEPPSTHDGEEFIFVLEGEIEVLLGENRELLASEDSIYYDSSLPHRVRALGDQNARIVAVLYTQEK, encoded by the coding sequence ATGGAAGGTTCAAAAAAAGAAACGGGTTATAAAGACCTATTGGAAAACATGCAGGATTTCGCCCATACCGCCGAAGCGGATTTTTTAGAAGGAATTTCCCGTTCTTCCGGCCAAGAGGAAGAACTCCCCTTGTCCCTTTCAGTTGGGGCCAGGGTTAAGGCCATCCGGCAAAAGCAAGCCCTTTCCATATTGGATGTGTCCCAGAGAACCGGTTTTTCGGAATCGACCATCGCCCAAATTGAAGCGGGAGAAATTCTGCCGCCATTAGGGGATTTGGTCAAATTGGCCAGGGCCTTGGAAATGAAAATGGGTTATTTGTTGGTCCAGGGCGAATCCAAACCCTACACCGTGGTTCGCAAAAAAAATCGTAAAACCATTTCCCGATACAGTTCTCAAAAAACCATCCGCTATGGCTATTCCTATGAGTCCCTGGCCCCCGAAAAGCGGGAAAGGAACATGGAACCTTTTCTGGTCACCTTGGAACCGACTTCCCAGGATGAACCGCCTTCAACCCATGATGGAGAAGAGTTTATTTTTGTCCTGGAAGGAGAAATTGAGGTCCTCCTGGGAGAAAACCGGGAACTCCTGGCTTCGGAAGATTCAATCTATTATGATTCATCCCTGCCTCACCGGGTTCGTGCACTGGGGGACCAAAACGCCCGTATTGTGGCTGTCTTATATACGC
- a CDS encoding HIT domain-containing protein has protein sequence MKTLWAPWRMDYILNDVKEKGCIFCPGENGNFSERLILFRGNRSLVMMNKYPYINGHLLVAPLRHVAAPDQLEPQEMIALMTMVSHSVTILKKTMKAEGFNVGLNLGKVAGAGVEDHLHFHIVPRWNGDTNFMTVFGDLRVIPEHMEQTYFRLLPFFKEVQEGFHENR, from the coding sequence ATGAAGACTTTGTGGGCCCCTTGGCGGATGGACTACATATTAAATGATGTCAAGGAAAAGGGCTGTATCTTTTGTCCGGGGGAAAACGGAAATTTTTCGGAACGTTTGATCCTGTTTAGGGGGAACCGTTCTTTAGTGATGATGAATAAATATCCTTATATCAACGGGCATTTATTAGTGGCGCCTTTAAGGCATGTGGCCGCCCCGGATCAATTGGAACCTCAGGAGATGATCGCCCTGATGACCATGGTTAGCCATTCGGTCACCATTCTCAAGAAAACAATGAAAGCTGAAGGATTCAATGTGGGATTGAATTTGGGGAAAGTGGCCGGGGCCGGGGTAGAGGACCATCTCCATTTTCATATCGTCCCCCGCTGGAACGGGGACACCAATTTCATGACGGTTTTTGGGGATCTCCGGGTTATCCCCGAACACATGGAACAAACCTATTTCAGATTGCTTCCTTTTTTTAAGGAAGTCCAGGAAGGTTTTCATGAAAACCGTTAA